One Sparus aurata chromosome 5, fSpaAur1.1, whole genome shotgun sequence genomic window carries:
- the LOC115582427 gene encoding polyubiquitin-like — protein sequence MDITITMLGGASHHLTVNPQDTVSSLKRLIQSQLGVSVQEQKLVFVNGEKKTLSDDSKPVSWYGLHSGSQVSLLITKPPPIQVFLTNLQGKKSTYDIKPDETVRNFKQRVQKREGVPVEQQRLIYQSRELTDDKTLSYYNVEALGTINMTSRLRGG from the coding sequence ATGGATATCACCATCACTATGCTGGGTGGAGCGTCCCACCACCTTACTGTGAACCCGCAGGACACCGTGAGCTCCCTGAAGAGACTCATCCAGAGTCAACTGGGAGTCTCTGTTCAGGAGCAGAAGCTGGTGTTTGTGAACGGTGAGAAGAAAACTCTCAGCGACGACTCAAAGCCTGTCAGCTGGTACGGTCTACATTCCGGCTCCCAGGTGTCTCTGCTGATCACCAAGCCGCCACCCATCCAGGTGTTCCTCACCAACCTACAGGGAAAGAAGAGCACGTATGATATCAAACCTGACGAGACCGTGAGGAACTTCAAGCAAAGGGTGCAGAAAAGAGAGGGGGTCCCAGTGGAGCAGCAGAGGCTCATCTACCAGAGCAGAGAGCTGACAGATGACAAAACACTCTCTTACTATAATGTTGAAGCCCTCGGCACCATCAACATGACGTCCCGTCTGAGAGGAGGCTGA
- the gatc gene encoding glutamyl-tRNA(Gln) amidotransferase subunit C, mitochondrial gives MSVFSFAVTRTFSVSVQNIRPLCKLLNGGHSGTNVQDFLGRRNSSVQTRLFSSRPLNPKVPEFPTWEPVPEDQLPPPAQITADLVDKLERLALVDFRTKQGLECLEKAIRFADQLHVVDTSGVEPMDSVLEDRALFLRDDAVTEGDCAEELLQLAKNTVEEYFVAPPGNIPLPKREERAAMLKHSEL, from the exons ATGTCGGTGTTTAGCTTCGCTGTTACACGAACATTTAGCGTGTCTGTACAAAACATTCGACCTTTATGTAAACTGTTGAACGGTGGACACTCGGGAACAAACGTTCAGGATTTCCTCGGAAGAAGAAATAGTAGCGTACAGACGCGTCTGTTCAGCTCTAGACCACTTAACCCCAAG GTACCGGAGTTTCCAACATGGGAGCCAGTACCAGAGGACCAACTGCCCCCG CCAGCCCAGATCACTGCAGACCTGGTGGACAAGCTGGAGAGACTGGCCTTGGTGGACTTCCGCACCAAACAGGGCCTGGAGTGTTTGGAGAAAGCCATACGATTCGCAGATCAGCTACATGTTGTCGACACATCAGGGGTTGAACCAATGGATTCAGTTCTGGAAGACAG GGCGTTATTCCTGCGGGACGATGCAGTGACTGAAGGCGACTGTgctgaagagctgctgcagctcgcCAAAAACACAGTTGAAGAATATTTTGTGGCCCCACCAG GAAACATTCCTCTAccgaagagggaggagagggctgCGATGCTGAAACACTCAGAGCTATGA